The following DNA comes from Paraburkholderia phytofirmans PsJN.
GAGGGCGTGATTTGCGGCCTCGGCTGGAAGGGATATCTGTACGCGCTCGAATTCGCGCTCGACCGGCTTTCCGCCGGCTCGTCGCGCGGCTGATTCCAAACACGTCTAATTTGCGCCGGCTGCGCACGCGCCGGCACTTTCGCATTAAAGGGGCTGCCTGATGGACTTACGTAAACTGAAAACTCTGATCGACCTCGTCTCGGAGTCCGGTATTTCCGAACTCGAAGTGACCGAAGGCGAAGGCAAGGTCCGCATCGTCAAGAATGCGCCGCCTGTTTACGTGCAGCCGTCCGCCTCGTATGCGCCGCAATACGCGCAGCCGGCACCGGCAATCGGTGGCGAAGCGCCGGCCGCGGCGGCAGCCGCACCGGCCACGCCGGCCGCCGCCGCGCCGCAAGGCCATGTGGTGACCTCGCCCATGGTCGGCACCTTCTACCGCGCGCCGTCCCCGGGCGCCGATCCGTTCGTCCAGGTGGGCGACACGGTCAAGGAAGGCCAGACGATCTGCATCATCGAAGCGATGAAGCTGCTCAACGAAATCGAGTCGGACAAGTCCGGCGTGGTGAAGGAAATCCTCGTCGAAAACGGTCAGGCGGTCGAGTACGGCCAACCGCTGTTCGTGGTCGGCTGACGCGGCACGCTCTGCGCTTTATTGTGCGCATGCCGCCCGCGCGCCCGTTTTCCCCGGGCGCGCGACCGATCCTCTGAGGCAGCCGGCGTTGTGAGCAACCCGGCGCCCATTGATGAGTCGAAAAACCGCTATGTTTGAAAAAATCCTCATTGCCAATCGTGGCGAGATCGCGCTTCGTATCCAGCGCGCCTGCCGCGAACTCGGCGTCAAGACGGTCGTCGTTTATTCCGAAGCCGACAAGGAAGCCAAGTACGTGAAGCTCGCCGACGAGGCCGTCTGTATCGGCCCGGCGCCTTCGAACCTGAGCTATCTGAACATGCCCGCGCTGATCAGCGCGGCGGAAGTCACCGACGCCGAAGCGATCCACCCCGGCTACGGCTTCCTCTCGGAAAACGCCGACTTCGCCGAACGTGTCGAACAGTCCGGCTTTACCTTCATCGGCCCGCGCCCGGAAACGATCCGGATGATGGGTGACAAGGTCACGGCCAAGCAGACCATGATCAAAACCGGCGTGCCTTGCGTGCCGGGTTCGGAAGGCGCGTTGCCGGAAGATCCGAAAGAGATTGTGAAAATTGCCCGCCAGGTCGGCTATCCGGTCATCATCAAGGCCGCCGGCGGCGGCGGTGGCCGCGGCATGCGCGTGGTCCACACGGAAGCGGCGCTCGTCAACGCGGTCAACATGACGCGCGAAGAAGCCGGCCGTGCCTTCGGCAACCCGCAGGTCTACATGGAGAAATTCCTGGAGAACCCGCGGCACATCGAAATTCAGGTGCTGGCCGATTCGTTCAAGAACGCCGTCTGGCTGGGCGAACGTGACTGCTCGATGCAGCGCCGTCACCAGAAAGTGATCGAAGAAGCGCCGGCGCCGGGTATCGCGCGCCGCCTGATCGACCGCATCGGCGATCGTTGCGCGGACGCCTGCAAGAAGATGGGCTATCTCGGCGCGGGTACGTTCGAATTCCTGTACGAAAACGGCGAGTTCTACTTCATCGAAATGAACACGCGCGTGCAAGTCGAGCATCCGGTCACGGAGCTGATCACGGGCGTCGACATCGTGCAGGAACAGATCCGCATCGCGGCCGGCGAGAAGCTCGCCTTCCGTCAGCGCGACATCGTGTTCAAGGGTCACGCGATCGAATGCCGGATCAATGCGGAAGATCCGTTCAAGTTCATTCCGTCGCCGGGACGTTTGACGTCGTGGCATATGCCGGGCGGCCCCGGCATCCGCGTCGACTCGCATGCCTACAATGGCTATTTCGTGCCGCCGAACTATGATTCGATGATCGGCAAGCTGATCGCTTACGGCGCAACGCGCGAACAGGCGATCAAGCGCATGCGCATCGCGTTGTCGGAGATGGTGGTGGAAGGCATTCAGACCAACATCCCGCTGCACCGCGAACTGATGCTGGACGCGAAATTCGTCGAAGGCGGCACCAGCATTCATTACCTCGAAAACCGGTTGGCCGCGAAGCTGCAGGCCGCGCCGGAAGAAGCGTAACTCATGAGCTACCGGGAACTGATCGCCGAGCTGGCACGCGAGCACGCGGAGGAATTCTCCGACGCGCTGCTCGAGTTGGGTGCGTTGTCCGTGTCGGTCGAAGATGCGGACGCCGACACGCCCGACGAACAGCCGCTGTTCGGCGAGCCCGGTCTCACGCCGGATCGCACGGCGTGGCAGCGTTCGCGCGTGATCGCGCTGCTCGCGCCGGAGCACGAGCCGGCTGTGTTGCTCACCGCCGCGGCCAATGAAATCGGCCTGCCGGCGGCCCCGTCGTTCACCGTGCGTGAAGTCGAAGATCAGGATTGGGTGCGGCTCACGCAGTCGCAGTTCGATCCGATCAAGATCGGCGAACGCATCTGGGTCGTGCCGTCATGGCACGATGCGCCGGACCCCGAAGCACTGGTGCTGGAGCTGGATCCTGGGCTCGCCTTCGGCACCGGCAGCCATCCCACTACGCGGCTTTGCATGGAATGGCTGGAGCAGTCGGTGCAGCCCGAGCAGTCCGTGCTCGACTACGGCTGCGGCTCCGGCATCCTCGCGATCCTCGCGAAAAAGTGCGGCGCGAATCCCGTGTACGGCATCGACATCGATCCGCAAGCGGTCGAGTCGGCGCGTCACAATAGCGAGCGCAACCGCGCGGAAGTCATCTACGGCCTGCCCGACGAATGCCCCACCGGCGAGTTCGATATCGTGGTCGCTAATATTCTCTCCAACCCGCTCAAACTGATGGCCTCGATGCTCACGTCGAAGGTCAAGCCGGGCGGCAAGATCGCGCTATCCGGCATTCTGGCGCGGCAAGCGGACGAGGTCGCGCAGGTCTACTCACGGTGGATCGACATCAGCGTATGGCGCGAACACGAAGGTTGGGTGTGCCTGTCGGGAACGCGTCGCGAAAGCCATTAGAATAAGGCGTATTGTCCAACCAACGGCCTTCCGGCTCACCGGCTCAATATGCTCCTGGCGACGCGTTGCCCCTTCTGCGAAACCGTCTTTCGTCTGCAAACGGAACAGCTTGCGCTGCGCCGCGGCCTCGTGCGCTGCGGACATTGCCATGAAGTATTCGATGCATCGAGCAGCCTGTTCGACATCAGCGAAGGCGGTGATTTTTCCACCGCGAAACCGGTCGCCGCGGCTGCGGCGATAGAAGCGCTCTCGGGCGTGCGGCCGAAAGGCCCCGACTTCAGCGCCGAAGCCTGGGACCCGTGGGCGGCCGCGCCCGACGCCGCCATCGACAACCGTCTGCGCCACAACGCCGGCAATGTGCCGCTCTCGCCGGTCTCGACCGGCGCGGGCGTCGCCGTCACGCCGCACCATGCCGCGGAGCCTGAGTTGCCGCCCGGCGCACCCAACGCAGCGCTTCCTCCCGACGATGAACCACTGCTCGCGGATGCGCCGCTCGACCCGTTCGCATATCACCTGGACCCGCCCGAGGAAGATACCGAAGCGCCGCGTGTCTGGCACAAGACTGAGCGGGCTCCCGACGCGGTGCCAAGCGAACCGCTCGAAGAGCCGGTTCTGGACGAGCCGGCTACCTTGTATGGCATTCCTGAAAATGAGCCGCGTTTCGGCGCGGCCGGCTTGGGTGCGGCCGGCTTGGGTGCGGCCGGCTTGGGTGCGGCCGGCTTAGGCGCGGCCGGTGCAGGTGCAGGTGCAGGTGCAGGTGCAGGTGCGCCTGGCGTAGGCTCCGCCAACCCACGTGCAGCGGGCGCAACTGGCGCGGCTTCAGGCGCAGCCGCGACGCCCTTTGCCCCTGCCAGCCCCGCTGCCGCCGGCCCAATCTCCGCCAGCGGCGAACCCTTTTCCGTGCAGCCCGTCAACGACGGCCCCGATCCTTTCCCCGTGGTGCGCGAAACTCGCCCGGCCGAACCGCGGCGCATGGGCTGGATCATCGCCGGCTCGGTGGTGGCGGCGCTGTTGATCATCGCGCTGCTTGCGCAGCTCGCCTGGTGGCAGCGCGAAACGGTGATGGTGTATTTCCCGCGCTCGCAGACGCTCTATGCGAAAGCCTGCCTGACGCTCGGCTGCCAGGTCACGCCGCCGCACGACATCGACGGCTTGCAGGTCGAACCGTCCGATCTGCGGCAGATCGACGGTCCGCACAAGCTCGAACTGAAGATGCCGCTGCGCAATCGCTTCAATATCGCGCTCGCCTATCCGGCCATCGAACTCACGCTGCTCGACGACCAGAACAACGTCGCGGTGCGCCGCGTGCTGTGGCCGCAAGACTACGTTCCGCCCGGCACGCAGATCGCGGCCGGCCTGCCCGCGCATACGACCCAGACCATGATCGTGCATCTCGACACGGGCAATGCGGTCGCTTCCAATTTCCGCGTACAGATTTTTTATCCGTAACGCTTTCCCGCGCGCCTGGCACTGACTGGGCGCGTTCACCGTCAATCCTGACGAATTTTCGGAGCACGACAACATGAGTCAAGTTACGCTGGGTGGTAACCCGATCGAAGTAGCCGGCACGTTTCCGTCGGTGGGCCAGACGGCTCCCGCTTTCTCGCTGGTCGGCAAGGATCTGAAGCCGGTGTCGCTCGCCGATTTCGCCGGCAAGCGCAAAGTGCTGAACATTGTTCCGAGCCTCGACACGCCGACCTGCGCCACCTCCACCCGCAAGTTCAACGAAGCCGCCGCCAAGCTGACCAACACGGTCGTGATCGTCGTGTCGGGCGACCTGCCGTTCGCCGCCTCGCGCTTCTGCACGACCGAAGGCATCGAGAACGTCGTCACGGCGTCCACGTTCCGCGGCCATGAGTTCGCGCAAGCCTACGGCGTCGACGTGACGAGCGGCCCGCTGACCGGCCTGACGGCCCGGGCCGTGGTGGTGATCGACGAGAACGACAAGGTCGTTCACGCTGAACTGGTCGGCGAAATCAAGGACGAACCGAACTACGACGCAGCCCTCGCCGCGCTGAAGTAACACCTTCGCGCACGAACCCGGCGCCGCGCTTCATGCGCGGCGCTGTCACATCGTCGCGCCCATTCTCTTTATCGTTTTTACAGGAACGCTCGCCTTGGCTACGCTGATTTGCGGCTCGCTCGCCTACGACAACATCATGACCTTCGAAGGCCGGTTCCGGGAGCACATCCTGCCGGCGCAGGTCCACATCCTGAACGTGAGCTTTCTCGTGCCGACCATGCGCCGCGAGTTCGGCGGCTGCGCGGGCAACATCGCCTACTCGCTGCATCTGCTGGGCGGCGACGCGCGCATCATGGGCACGCTCGGCTCGGTCGACGCGCAGCTCTATATGGACCGCTTCGAGCAACTCGGGCTGTCGACGGAGAGCGTGCTGGTGGTGCCGGACACGTACACGGCGCAGGCGATGATCACCACCGACCTGGAAAACAATCAGATCACCGCGTTCCACCCCGGCGCGATGATGCAGTCGCATCTGAATCGCGCGGACGAGGCCAAAGGCATCACGCTCGGCATCGTCGGGCCGGATGGCTACGACGGCATGATCCAGCACGCCGAGCATCTCGCGGCCGCGGGCATCCCGTACATCTTTGACGTGGGTCAGGGCTTGCCGCTGTTCGACAGCGATTCGCTGCAGCGCATGATTGAACTCGCCACTTATGTAGCGGTCAATGATTACGAAGCCAAACTGGTGAGCAACAAGACGGGCTGGTCGATCGAAGAGATCGCCGGCAAGGTCGAGGCGCTGATCGTCACGCTCGGCGAGCATGGCGCGCAGATCCATCACGCGGGCGGCATCGAAGAGATTCCGGCGGTCAAGGCGCAGCAAGTGCTCGACCCGACAGGTTGCGGCGACGCGTTCCGCGGCGGCTTGCTGTACGGCATCGAGAACAAGCTTGGCTGGGCCACCACCGGGCGTCTCGCGAGCCTGATGGGCGCGCTCAAGATCGAACATCAGGGCCCGCAAAATTACGCGCCCAGCCGGGCCGAGATCAACGAGCGGTTCAAGCAGGCGTTCGGATACGACCTGCCGTAATACCGAGAGCTACGGGAGTTTAGGGAATGAGAACAACGAGTCGCCTGGTCGTGGCCGCCTTGATTGCCGGTTCGCTGGCCATGGCAGGGTGCGCGTACAACAGCAGTTCTGCGGACGTCTACACGGCATCGCAAGCACAGCGCGAAGAAACGGTTCGCATGGGCACGGTGGATAGCGTGCGCGCCGTGAAGATCAGTTCGAACAACGGCCAGCCGAGCGGCCTCGGCGCGATCGGTGGCGGCGCCCTGGGTGCGGTGGCCGGCAGCAGAATCGGCGGCGGCACCGGCGCGATCGTCACGGGCATCATCGGCGGTCTGGCGGGTGCGGTGGCCGGCAACGCGGTTGAGAACGGCGTCGCGGTGCACGACGGTCTCGAGATCACCGTCCGACTCGATAACGGCGACATGCGCGCCATCACGCAAAGCGCCACCGGCGAGATCTTCCGCGCCGGCGAGCGTGTGCGATTGCTTTCCAGCGGCGGCGTCACGCGCGTCACGCACTAAGTTTCCCCTCTCGCGCGGCGAGGCTGTCTGCCGCCGCGACGACCTCACACGCATGCCCTCCCCTGTGCATGCGTTTTTTTTCGCCCGTACGTTTCTCGCCGGGTGGTTTCTCAGGGCAAAAAAAATCCCGTCACCGGAAACCGGCAACGGGACTGACCGAGTAGCGCTCACCACGCTACTCAAGCGCTACTCGATCACCGGACACATCATGCGACGTGTCGAAGTACTTCTACCGCTTGTCGTCCAGCTTACGGACGGCTGCCCGTCGGGAACGGCCATGCCGCTGCCGGGTTCAGCGCGGTCTTCACCGTCGCCGCCGGTGCGCTCGAGACAGAAGTCGCTGCGGGTGCGGGAGCCGCCTTCTTGGCGACAGCCTTCTTCGCAGGGGCAGCCTTCTTCGCAGGAGCAGCGGCTTTCTTCGCGGCAGCCTTCTTGGCAGGCGCAGCCTTTTTAGCGGCAGCCTTTTTCGCGGGCGCAGCCTTTTTAGCAGCAGCCTTTTTCGCAGGCGCAGCCTTCTTGGCAGCAGCCTTCTTAGCCGGTGCAGCCTTCTTCGCTGCAGCCTTCTTGGCCGGTGCTGCCTTCTTTGCTGCAACCTTCTTCACAGCGGCTTTCTTAGCCGGTGCAGCCTTCTTAGCCGCAACCTTCTTCACTGCGACTTTCTTGGCAGCAGCCTTTTTGGCCGGAGCAGCTTTCTTCGCTGCAACCTTCTTGGCCGGTGCTGCCTTCTTCGCTGCAACCTTCTTCACTGCGACTTTCTTGGCAGCGACTTTCTTTGCCGGAGCAGCTTTCTTAGCCGGAGCAGCCTTCTTTGCTGCGACCTTCTTGGCTGCGGGTTTCTTAGCGGCGGCTTTTTTTGCAGTTGCCATCATTTTCTCCTTCAGGTTTTCAGATGAGAGTCAGTTCAAACTACACCCTTCGTCAAAACCCGCTTCCCGCGGACGCTTCTCAGGGCGCGCGCTACGAAGCGGGCTATTCATCGGCGTACGCAGGTGCTGCGCGCTTACGCTAATGAATGCGGTAAGGCGCGCCGTGCCAAAAGGCACCGCGCGCCAGATCTGTTCGGCGTGAAAGCTCAACGCCGGCAATTGCTTGATCGAGCCGCCGGCAACGACGCCAGCGGCTTTTTCCGGGGGGAAGTTTGCCCATCCCACTGAAGGGTTCGCAAAGTGCCTGTCATAGTTGTGGGCCGCGAAGGCACGCGGCGCACCGGGCATGCTTTGCATCAGGCGATTCTGCTCCTAGCCAAAATTGCCGCGGCCCAAGCCGACGGCATCCCCATCGATGAATGCATCTGCGGTACGAACCCGGATCACTCCCAGGTCAGCGCGCCGCCAGTTTGATATTCGATCACTCGCGTCTCGAAGAAGTTGCGTTCCTTCTTCAGGTCGATCATCTCGCTCATCCACGGGAACGGGTTTTCCTCGTTCGGGTACAGCGGATCGAGACCGATCTGCTGGCAACGGCGGTTGCAGATGAAGCGCAGATAGCTCTTGAACATCGACGCGTTGAGGCCGAGCACCCCGCGCGGCATCGTGTCTTCTGCGTAACGATATTCAAGTTCGACCGCTTGCTGGAAGATCTCGCGGATTTCCGCGCGGAACTCAGCCGTCCAGAGTTGCGGGTTTTCGAGTTTGATCTGGTTGATCAGGTCGATGCCGAAGTTGCAGTGCATCGACTCGTCGCGCAGGATGTACTGGTACTGTTCCGCCGCGCCGGTCATCTTGTTCTGGCGACCCAGCGCCAGGATTTGCGTAAAGCCGACGTAGAAGAACAGCCCTTCCATCACACAGGCGAACACGATCAGCGAGCGCAGCAGCGTCTGGTCTGCCTCGAGCGTGCCGGTCTTGAAGGCCGGATCGGTCAGCACGTGGATGTACGGAATCAGGAATTCGTCTTTCGCGCGGATCGAGGAAACCTCGTGATACGCGTTGAAGATTTCGCCTTCGTCGAGACCCAGGGACTCGACGATGTACTGGTAGGCGTGCGTGTGGATCGCCTCTTCGAACGCCTGGCGCAGCAGGAACTGCCGGCATTCGGGCGCCGTGATGTGGCGGTAGGTGCCCAGCACGATATTGTTGGCGGCGAGGGAATCGGCCGTCACGAAGAAGCCCAGGTTGCGCTTGACGATGCGGCGCTCGTCTTCGGTCAGACCGTTCGGGTCTTTCCAGAGGGCGATGTCGCGCGACATGTTCACTTCTTGCGGCATCCAGTGGTTGGCACAACCAGCCAGATACTTTTCCCAAGCCCACTTGTATTTGAACGGCACCAACTGATTGACGTCGGTCTGGCCGTTGATGATGCGCTTGTCGGCGACGTTGACTCGCGCTTCCGAAACGGCAGCCGTTTCGGCAGCAGCGTGGGTCACATGAGCGACGGGAGCGACAGCCATGTCGTTCGCGAAGACGTCTTGAGCCGAGGGAGCATGAGGAGCGGAACGCGTTCCGACTTGCGAACCGACAGCCGATCCCGCAGCGTTGCGCAACACATTCTGTTGCGTAGCGCTCGAGGGAGTTACGGCAGTGATCTCGTCATCCCAGTTGAGCATAAATGTCACCATCAATTTAGAACGGTTTGTACCATCTTTTCACGAGCGATAAAAGAGTTCGCTGATGAAAAATCCTGTTTTCGATTCGCGTTGCTACGTTCATACAACACTTTGTTCAACGGAGTGTGTGCATCACCTCATGTGAAGCGTGTTGAACGCGTGTCGTCGAGGTGCTTCGCGAGCTCGAGAGCAACGTGTCGATGCGACGTTTCGCTGCTCTATCTATCTGTATTGCGGAGCGTGCTTGTAGCGTCGTGCGACTGCTGACTGCTCACTCGCGTTGCTCGTCGCGGTGGTCCGCGCTTGCTTCGCATTTGCCTCGCGCTTGTCTGTTCGTCAGTGCCGGCGAGGTGAAGTTCAATGCCATGTCGAGCGATGCATCGGGCCGGCTGCGTTGATCGACCCATCGATCGAAGCGTTTGCTGAGCGCACTGTGTCGCGCGCTTCGTCTGGTGCTGCCGACTGCTGACTGCTGATTGACCGCGTCACGATGACCGCGTCACGAAGTCAGTGACCTGCTCTGCTTCACTACGTCGCGTCGCTTCGCTGCGTTGCGATGAACAGCGCTTCGAATTTCACTCGCCGCGCCGCTCATCGACTTCACTTCTGCTTCACTTCCTTCAGCTTCGCTGCTCGCTGCATGCGGGTCATTACCTACAAGCAGTCAGCAAGCAGCGATCCTGCTACCTGCGTGCTTCTTATTGGCAAGCTTCGCACTCGTCGAAGCCAGGGTCGCCCGGACGCATCATGCACACCGGACCATCCGCTTCCGGCGCTGCTTCAACCGCGACTGCTGGCGTGGCCGCTGCAGCCTGAAAGCCACCTGCGGCACCACCAGCCGCGCCGTTGTTCGCACCAAAGCCACCGGCCGCGCCACCCGCAGCACCGCCCGAACCTTCGCCGCCACCCGAGCTCACCGCGTTCAGCGCGCCGTGCGCCACCGTCGATTTCTCGACGTGGGTCGCCGCCATCGTGCGGAGGTAGTACGTGGTCTTCAAGCCGCGCACCCATGCGAGCTTGTAGATCTCGTCGAGCTTCTTACCCGACGCGCCGCCCATGTAAATGTTCAGCGACTGCGCCTGGTCGATCCACTTCTGACGACGCGAAGCCGCTTCGACCAGCCACTTCGGATCGACTTCGAACGCGGTCGCGTAGATCGCGCGCAGGTCGGCCGGAATGCGGTCGATGCGCGAGAGCGTGCCGTCGAAGTACTTCAGGTCGGCGACCATCACTTCGTCCCACAGGCCGCGTGCCTTCAGGTCGCGCACCAGGTAGTCGTTGACCACCGTGAATTCGCCCGACAGATTCGACTTCACATACAGGTTCTGGAAGGTCGGTTCGATGCAAGCCGACACGCCGATGATGTTCGAGATCGTCGCCGTCGGCGCGATCGCGACGCAGTTCGAGTTGCGCATGCCGTAGGTGGCGATGCGCGAACGCAGTTCGGTCCAGTCCATCGACTCGCTCGAATCGACTTCGACGTAACCGCCGCGCGCGTCGGCAAGCAGCTTCACCGAGTCTTGCGGCAGGATGCCGCGATCCCACAGCGAACCGCGGTAGCTGGAGTAGCGGCCGCGTTCCTGCGCCAGTTCCGTCGACGCGTAGTAAGCGTAGTAGCAAACCGCTTCCATGGACGTGTCGGCGAACTTGACCGC
Coding sequences within:
- the accB gene encoding acetyl-CoA carboxylase biotin carboxyl carrier protein, producing the protein MDLRKLKTLIDLVSESGISELEVTEGEGKVRIVKNAPPVYVQPSASYAPQYAQPAPAIGGEAPAAAAAAPATPAAAAPQGHVVTSPMVGTFYRAPSPGADPFVQVGDTVKEGQTICIIEAMKLLNEIESDKSGVVKEILVENGQAVEYGQPLFVVG
- a CDS encoding histone H1-like DNA-binding protein, encoding MATAKKAAAKKPAAKKVAAKKAAPAKKAAPAKKVAAKKVAVKKVAAKKAAPAKKVAAKKAAPAKKAAAKKVAVKKVAAKKAAPAKKAAVKKVAAKKAAPAKKAAAKKAAPAKKAAAKKAAPAKKAAAKKAAPAKKAAAKKAAPAKKAAAKKAAAPAKKAAPAKKAVAKKAAPAPAATSVSSAPAATVKTALNPAAAWPFPTGSRP
- the tpx gene encoding thiol peroxidase, producing MSQVTLGGNPIEVAGTFPSVGQTAPAFSLVGKDLKPVSLADFAGKRKVLNIVPSLDTPTCATSTRKFNEAAAKLTNTVVIVVSGDLPFAASRFCTTEGIENVVTASTFRGHEFAQAYGVDVTSGPLTGLTARAVVVIDENDKVVHAELVGEIKDEPNYDAALAALK
- the accC gene encoding acetyl-CoA carboxylase biotin carboxylase subunit; its protein translation is MFEKILIANRGEIALRIQRACRELGVKTVVVYSEADKEAKYVKLADEAVCIGPAPSNLSYLNMPALISAAEVTDAEAIHPGYGFLSENADFAERVEQSGFTFIGPRPETIRMMGDKVTAKQTMIKTGVPCVPGSEGALPEDPKEIVKIARQVGYPVIIKAAGGGGGRGMRVVHTEAALVNAVNMTREEAGRAFGNPQVYMEKFLENPRHIEIQVLADSFKNAVWLGERDCSMQRRHQKVIEEAPAPGIARRLIDRIGDRCADACKKMGYLGAGTFEFLYENGEFYFIEMNTRVQVEHPVTELITGVDIVQEQIRIAAGEKLAFRQRDIVFKGHAIECRINAEDPFKFIPSPGRLTSWHMPGGPGIRVDSHAYNGYFVPPNYDSMIGKLIAYGATREQAIKRMRIALSEMVVEGIQTNIPLHRELMLDAKFVEGGTSIHYLENRLAAKLQAAPEEA
- a CDS encoding zinc-ribbon and DUF3426 domain-containing protein, with amino-acid sequence MLLATRCPFCETVFRLQTEQLALRRGLVRCGHCHEVFDASSSLFDISEGGDFSTAKPVAAAAAIEALSGVRPKGPDFSAEAWDPWAAAPDAAIDNRLRHNAGNVPLSPVSTGAGVAVTPHHAAEPELPPGAPNAALPPDDEPLLADAPLDPFAYHLDPPEEDTEAPRVWHKTERAPDAVPSEPLEEPVLDEPATLYGIPENEPRFGAAGLGAAGLGAAGLGAAGLGAAGAGAGAGAGAGAPGVGSANPRAAGATGAASGAAATPFAPASPAAAGPISASGEPFSVQPVNDGPDPFPVVRETRPAEPRRMGWIIAGSVVAALLIIALLAQLAWWQRETVMVYFPRSQTLYAKACLTLGCQVTPPHDIDGLQVEPSDLRQIDGPHKLELKMPLRNRFNIALAYPAIELTLLDDQNNVAVRRVLWPQDYVPPGTQIAAGLPAHTTQTMIVHLDTGNAVASNFRVQIFYP
- a CDS encoding ribonucleotide-diphosphate reductase subunit beta, translating into MLNWDDEITAVTPSSATQQNVLRNAAGSAVGSQVGTRSAPHAPSAQDVFANDMAVAPVAHVTHAAAETAAVSEARVNVADKRIINGQTDVNQLVPFKYKWAWEKYLAGCANHWMPQEVNMSRDIALWKDPNGLTEDERRIVKRNLGFFVTADSLAANNIVLGTYRHITAPECRQFLLRQAFEEAIHTHAYQYIVESLGLDEGEIFNAYHEVSSIRAKDEFLIPYIHVLTDPAFKTGTLEADQTLLRSLIVFACVMEGLFFYVGFTQILALGRQNKMTGAAEQYQYILRDESMHCNFGIDLINQIKLENPQLWTAEFRAEIREIFQQAVELEYRYAEDTMPRGVLGLNASMFKSYLRFICNRRCQQIGLDPLYPNEENPFPWMSEMIDLKKERNFFETRVIEYQTGGALTWE
- a CDS encoding outer membrane lipoprotein; protein product: MRTTSRLVVAALIAGSLAMAGCAYNSSSADVYTASQAQREETVRMGTVDSVRAVKISSNNGQPSGLGAIGGGALGAVAGSRIGGGTGAIVTGIIGGLAGAVAGNAVENGVAVHDGLEITVRLDNGDMRAITQSATGEIFRAGERVRLLSSGGVTRVTH
- the prmA gene encoding 50S ribosomal protein L11 methyltransferase, whose translation is MSYRELIAELAREHAEEFSDALLELGALSVSVEDADADTPDEQPLFGEPGLTPDRTAWQRSRVIALLAPEHEPAVLLTAAANEIGLPAAPSFTVREVEDQDWVRLTQSQFDPIKIGERIWVVPSWHDAPDPEALVLELDPGLAFGTGSHPTTRLCMEWLEQSVQPEQSVLDYGCGSGILAILAKKCGANPVYGIDIDPQAVESARHNSERNRAEVIYGLPDECPTGEFDIVVANILSNPLKLMASMLTSKVKPGGKIALSGILARQADEVAQVYSRWIDISVWREHEGWVCLSGTRRESH
- a CDS encoding carbohydrate kinase family protein; this encodes MATLICGSLAYDNIMTFEGRFREHILPAQVHILNVSFLVPTMRREFGGCAGNIAYSLHLLGGDARIMGTLGSVDAQLYMDRFEQLGLSTESVLVVPDTYTAQAMITTDLENNQITAFHPGAMMQSHLNRADEAKGITLGIVGPDGYDGMIQHAEHLAAAGIPYIFDVGQGLPLFDSDSLQRMIELATYVAVNDYEAKLVSNKTGWSIEEIAGKVEALIVTLGEHGAQIHHAGGIEEIPAVKAQQVLDPTGCGDAFRGGLLYGIENKLGWATTGRLASLMGALKIEHQGPQNYAPSRAEINERFKQAFGYDLP